In the Sus scrofa isolate TJ Tabasco breed Duroc chromosome 7, Sscrofa11.1, whole genome shotgun sequence genome, one interval contains:
- the GPR65 gene encoding psychosine receptor yields the protein MNSTCIEEQHDLDHYLFPVVYIFVVIVSVPANIGSLCVSFLQAKKENELGIYLFSLSLSDLLYALTLPLWIDYTWNQDNWTFSPALCKGSAFFMYMNFYSSTAFLTCIAIDRYLAVVYPLRFSFLRSRRFAFMVSLFIWVLESFFNAIILWEDETAVEYCDTKKSNFTLCYDKYPLEKWQIKFNFFRTCVGYLIPLVVIMVCNRKVYQAVKQNQATENSEKKRIIKLLVSITLTFILCFTPFHVMLLIRSILERDVNLDEHIFDHNKSGKQTYKIYRITVALTSLNCVADPMLYCFVTETGRSDMWNILNFFTGKFNKSERQRKSMLSMSTRDTLELDILD from the coding sequence ATGAACAGCACGTGTATTGAAGAACAGCATGACTTGGACCACTACTTGTTTCCAGTGGTTTACATCTTTGTGGTAATAGTGAGCGTTCCAGCCAATATCggctctctctgtgtgtcttttcTGCAAGCAAAGAAGGAGAACGAACTAGGCATTTACCTCTTCAGTTTATCACTATCGGATCTGCTGTATGCATTAACTCTCCCTCTGTGGATTGATTATACTTGGAATCAAGACAACTGGACATTCTCTCCCGCCCTGTGCAAAGGGAGCGCTTTTTTCATGTACATGAATTTTTACAGCAGTACGGCCTTTCTCACCTGCATCGCCATCGATCGGTATCTAGCAGTTGTTTACCctctgaggttttcttttctaaggTCAAGAAGATTTGCGTTCATGGTCAGTCTATTCATCTGGGTGCTGGAAAGCTTTTTCAACGCTATCATCTTGTGGGAAGATGAAACAGCTGTCGAATACTGTGATACCAAAAAATCGAATTTTACTTTATGCTATGACAAATACCCTTTGGAGAAATGGCAAATCAAGTTCAACTTTTTTAGGACGTGTGTAGGCTATTTGATCCCTTTGGTGGTCATAATGGTTTGCAACCGGAAAGTCTACCAAGCTGTGAAGCAAAATCAAGCCACGGAAAACAGTGAAAAGAAGAGAATCATAAAACTCCTTGTTAGTATCACATTGACTTTTATCTTGTGTTTTACTCCCTTTCATGTGATGTTGCTGATTCGCAGCATTTTAGAACGTGATGTGAACTTAGATGAACATATATTTGACCATAACAAGTCTGGGAAGCAGACTTATAAAATCTATAGAATCACAGTTGCATTAACAAGTCTAAATTGCGTGGCAGATCCAATGCTGTACTGTTTTGTAACTGAAACAGGAAGATCAGATATGtggaatatattaaatttttttacagGGAAGTttaataaatcagaaagacaaagaaaaagtatGCTTTCTATGTCTACCAGAGATACTTTGGAATTAGACATCCTGGACTAG